Proteins from a single region of Pyxidicoccus trucidator:
- a CDS encoding RsmB/NOP family class I SAM-dependent RNA methyltransferase produces MLRGEPLKAALGDALREADGLGGQERRFAALTVRELSRHQRLLDLAARLLGHTMGKVGLTEDQALVRYALWRRIFCGEDWKRIGPEVRLPGPVRPRTIKDDLLQEVVERPLPEAPLPESPAERLAVRYSFPTWLVVRLAEVYPPDVLEGLLASLDEEPALHFRVRPPGTRDAVLAALAEEGVAAEPVAAAPDAVRVVDSSHRIFETKVMKSGKLQVQDVGSQLISELCRPVGGTLAGLTVADVCAGAGGKTLALADFVGPTGKVLAGDRSRRRLAEARERVRNLSLRQVAFPHPLPLSEADVLLIDAPCSGTGSLAREPDQKWKLTAQEISKYQTTQSELLEEVAAQAKPGTLIVYATCSVMPEEDESVVEAFLAKHPDFTLEPVGDVLGAERAALAAQGPYLKALPPRVPGGGFFAARLRKAVRG; encoded by the coding sequence ATTCTTCGAGGTGAGCCGCTCAAGGCCGCGCTGGGGGACGCCCTGCGCGAGGCGGATGGCCTGGGCGGGCAGGAGCGGCGCTTCGCGGCCCTGACGGTGCGTGAGCTGTCCCGGCACCAGCGGCTGCTCGACCTGGCCGCGCGCCTGCTGGGCCACACCATGGGCAAGGTGGGCCTCACGGAGGACCAGGCCCTGGTGCGCTATGCGCTCTGGCGGCGCATCTTCTGCGGCGAGGACTGGAAGCGCATCGGCCCCGAGGTGCGGCTGCCCGGCCCGGTGCGCCCGCGCACCATCAAGGACGACCTCCTGCAGGAGGTGGTGGAGCGCCCGCTGCCGGAAGCCCCCCTGCCCGAGTCTCCGGCGGAGCGGCTGGCGGTGCGGTACTCGTTCCCCACCTGGCTCGTGGTGCGGCTGGCGGAGGTGTACCCACCAGACGTGCTGGAGGGGCTGCTGGCCTCGCTGGACGAGGAGCCCGCGCTGCACTTCCGCGTGCGGCCTCCCGGCACGCGCGACGCGGTGCTGGCGGCGCTGGCGGAAGAGGGCGTCGCCGCGGAGCCGGTGGCGGCCGCTCCGGACGCGGTGCGCGTCGTGGACTCCAGCCACCGCATCTTCGAGACGAAGGTGATGAAGTCCGGGAAGCTCCAGGTGCAGGACGTGGGCAGCCAGCTCATCTCCGAGCTGTGCCGGCCCGTGGGCGGCACGCTGGCGGGGCTCACCGTGGCGGACGTGTGCGCGGGGGCGGGTGGCAAGACGCTGGCGCTGGCGGACTTCGTGGGGCCCACCGGCAAGGTGCTCGCGGGAGACCGCTCCCGGCGGAGGCTGGCCGAGGCGCGCGAGCGCGTGCGCAACCTCTCCCTGCGCCAGGTGGCCTTCCCGCACCCGCTGCCGCTGTCCGAGGCGGACGTGCTGCTGATCGACGCCCCATGCAGCGGCACGGGCTCGCTGGCGCGCGAGCCGGATCAGAAGTGGAAGCTCACCGCCCAGGAGATTTCCAAGTACCAGACCACCCAGTCCGAGCTGCTGGAGGAGGTCGCGGCGCAGGCGAAGCCGGGGACGCTCATCGTCTACGCCACCTGCTCGGTGATGCCGGAGGAGGACGAGTCCGTGGTGGAGGCCTTCCTGGCGAAGCACCCGGACTTCACGCTGGAGCCGGTGGGAGACGTGCTGGGAGCGGAACGGGCGGCGCTGGCGGCGCAGGGCCCGTACCTCAAGGCGCTGCCTCCCCGCGTGCCCGGTGGTGGCTTCTTCGCGGCGCGGCTCCGGAAGGCTGTGCGGGGTTGA
- a CDS encoding response regulator gives MKVLLVEDDASLREGMGEIIAEQAEVQAVGTEREALAALDSGRFDLVITDLRIGSHEHGGRIVLEAARRRQQAVAIVSAAAPEEVSRTLRPHVPDAVLVKPFQLDDILTLVERFLTLRQDVERLGTARELPPESAWTEESPGVRRAAVGPDAEAGPAWVRVAPGGGFTWRARAKGGEGLLLVEGDVEVEGERHTAPRFLFVGAGQAPEARSHTGCLALTLALKG, from the coding sequence ATGAAGGTGCTGCTGGTCGAGGACGACGCGAGCCTCCGGGAAGGCATGGGCGAGATCATCGCCGAGCAGGCCGAGGTGCAGGCGGTCGGCACCGAGCGCGAGGCTCTGGCGGCCCTGGACTCCGGGCGGTTCGACCTCGTCATCACCGACCTGCGCATCGGCAGCCATGAGCATGGGGGCCGCATCGTGCTGGAGGCCGCCCGGCGGAGGCAGCAGGCGGTGGCCATCGTCAGCGCCGCGGCCCCCGAGGAGGTCTCCCGGACGTTGCGGCCCCACGTGCCGGACGCCGTCCTGGTGAAGCCCTTCCAGTTGGACGACATCCTCACCCTGGTGGAGCGCTTCCTCACCCTCCGGCAGGACGTGGAGCGCCTGGGCACGGCCCGGGAGCTGCCGCCGGAGAGCGCCTGGACGGAGGAGTCTCCCGGGGTGCGGAGGGCCGCGGTGGGCCCCGACGCCGAGGCGGGTCCGGCGTGGGTGCGCGTGGCTCCCGGCGGTGGCTTCACGTGGCGCGCTCGTGCGAAGGGTGGCGAAGGGTTGCTGCTGGTGGAAGGGGACGTGGAGGTGGAGGGCGAGCGACACACCGCGCCCCGGTTCCTCTTCGTGGGAGCCGGACAGGCGCCCGAGGCCCGCTCGCATACGGGGTGTCTGGCCCTCACCCTGGCGCTGAAAGGGTAG
- a CDS encoding TolC family protein, translating into MRGHLERGVTVALVLAAGLSAAQLTPGTAGQGTSPSPTPGTGTSSPAPGTSGTGTSGTSSPAPGTSGTGTPGTPSPGGGTSGSNLPTPRTGSGAVSLPPGPPAIAPETTVSPDANGGRNVSGVPAREPGREAQQVSESVSEAPSGQGAAPRAAPLTLAQLVEKARATDSRVEEATAELRRFQALYQQAKWAWFPRFELSMGVGGPVPEARIDAAGNLTEASREGDANFGRLGVTVFSTGNAVLPVYTFGKLSALEKAGSQGPVLGAALRERARDEAGFQAAQAYFGYQLARSGLQQIEDVSKRLEDAAERIDALLKEESPQVSPVDMYKVRFFRQLVEARKAEAHQGLKFAQAAIGLLANAAPDEPVAVVEEELAPEEEVAPPSVEQSLSLAEQHRPELTAITAGIAARESEVFIRERSYYPDLGLAGFYDVRYTSSATRQTNPFAYDPYNERTVGLGLVMRATFDIPIKNAQLEQARAELEKLRAQEKQLRAGIRLEVTKVHGELVAAWARAKAFSEAEKNARRWVTAAFAAFDLGTGETRDLVDAFTAYAQASGERGKSWHDVRVGMAALNRVTGTPPGAGE; encoded by the coding sequence ATGCGCGGACATCTGGAACGAGGCGTGACAGTGGCGCTGGTGCTGGCGGCCGGGCTCTCGGCTGCGCAGCTCACCCCGGGGACGGCCGGGCAGGGAACGAGCCCTTCACCCACTCCAGGAACGGGCACCTCCTCGCCCGCTCCCGGCACTTCCGGCACGGGGACTTCGGGCACCTCCTCGCCCGCTCCCGGAACCTCCGGCACGGGGACTCCGGGCACGCCCTCGCCGGGCGGAGGGACGTCCGGGAGCAACCTGCCCACGCCAAGGACGGGCTCCGGTGCGGTGAGCCTTCCCCCCGGGCCCCCGGCCATTGCCCCCGAAACGACGGTGTCGCCGGACGCCAATGGCGGACGGAACGTGTCGGGAGTTCCCGCGCGTGAGCCCGGGCGGGAGGCGCAGCAGGTGAGCGAGTCCGTCAGCGAGGCTCCCTCCGGCCAGGGGGCTGCCCCGCGCGCGGCGCCGCTGACGTTGGCGCAACTGGTGGAGAAGGCCCGCGCCACGGACTCGCGGGTGGAGGAGGCCACCGCGGAGCTGCGCAGGTTCCAGGCGCTCTACCAGCAGGCGAAGTGGGCCTGGTTCCCCAGGTTCGAGCTCTCCATGGGCGTGGGTGGCCCCGTGCCCGAGGCGCGCATCGATGCCGCGGGCAACCTCACCGAGGCGTCCCGCGAGGGCGACGCCAACTTCGGCCGCCTGGGCGTGACGGTGTTCTCCACGGGCAACGCGGTGCTGCCGGTCTACACCTTCGGGAAGCTGTCCGCGCTGGAGAAGGCGGGTTCACAGGGGCCCGTGCTGGGCGCGGCGCTGCGCGAGCGGGCCCGGGACGAAGCGGGCTTCCAGGCCGCGCAGGCCTACTTCGGCTACCAGCTGGCGCGCTCCGGGCTGCAGCAGATTGAAGACGTGTCGAAGCGGCTGGAGGACGCCGCCGAGCGCATCGACGCGCTGCTGAAGGAAGAGTCCCCCCAGGTGTCCCCGGTGGACATGTACAAGGTCCGCTTCTTCCGCCAACTGGTGGAGGCGCGCAAGGCGGAGGCCCATCAGGGGCTGAAGTTCGCGCAGGCCGCCATCGGCCTGCTGGCCAACGCGGCCCCGGACGAGCCGGTGGCCGTTGTGGAAGAGGAGCTGGCGCCGGAAGAGGAGGTGGCGCCGCCCTCGGTGGAGCAGTCCCTGTCGCTGGCCGAGCAGCACCGGCCGGAGCTCACCGCCATCACCGCCGGCATCGCCGCGCGCGAGTCGGAGGTGTTCATCCGCGAGCGGAGCTACTACCCGGACCTGGGGCTCGCCGGCTTCTACGACGTCCGCTACACCAGCAGCGCCACGCGCCAGACGAACCCCTTCGCGTATGACCCGTACAACGAGCGCACCGTCGGGCTGGGCCTGGTGATGCGCGCCACCTTCGACATCCCCATCAAGAACGCGCAGCTCGAGCAGGCGCGCGCGGAGCTGGAGAAGCTCCGCGCCCAGGAGAAGCAGCTCCGCGCCGGCATCCGCCTGGAGGTGACGAAGGTGCACGGCGAGTTGGTGGCGGCGTGGGCGCGCGCGAAGGCCTTCAGCGAGGCGGAGAAGAACGCCCGCCGCTGGGTGACGGCCGCCTTCGCCGCCTTCGACCTGGGCACGGGTGAGACGCGGGACCTGGTGGATGCATTCACCGCCTATGCCCAGGCGTCTGGCGAGAGGGGCAAGAGCTGGCACGACGTCCGGGTGGGAATGGCCGCCCTGAACCGCGTCACCGGAACACCCCCGGGGGCGGGTGAATAA
- a CDS encoding MlaC/ttg2D family ABC transporter substrate-binding protein, with protein MIASLLAATLLAAAPAGPLTVVKSGNADVQKAANAPGATAASLATVVEKFVDFGELAKRALGDKTWATLTPAQQKEFTDTMTGLLRASYAQKAIGQAQAEVKYGKEAVQGNEATVNTTLTLKKDQIPVDYRLYRTSAKSEWRIYDVVTDEVSLVDTYKGQFRKLLGDKGFDGLLTTLKSKRAQLEKENAAQSAKGGAAAPAPAQGTGG; from the coding sequence ATGATTGCATCCCTGCTCGCCGCAACCCTGCTTGCCGCCGCACCCGCCGGCCCGCTCACGGTCGTCAAATCCGGGAATGCAGATGTGCAGAAGGCGGCCAACGCTCCCGGCGCCACCGCCGCGTCGCTCGCCACCGTCGTCGAGAAGTTCGTCGACTTCGGGGAGCTGGCGAAGCGTGCGCTGGGCGACAAGACGTGGGCCACGCTCACCCCCGCCCAGCAGAAGGAGTTCACCGACACCATGACGGGCCTGCTGCGCGCCTCCTACGCCCAGAAGGCCATCGGTCAGGCCCAGGCCGAGGTGAAGTACGGCAAGGAGGCCGTCCAGGGGAACGAGGCCACGGTCAACACCACCCTCACCCTGAAGAAGGACCAGATTCCCGTCGACTACCGCCTGTACCGCACCAGCGCGAAGAGCGAGTGGCGCATCTACGACGTCGTCACCGACGAGGTGTCCCTCGTGGACACGTACAAGGGCCAGTTCCGCAAGCTGCTCGGTGACAAGGGCTTCGACGGCCTGCTCACCACGCTGAAGAGCAAGCGGGCACAGCTGGAGAAGGAGAACGCCGCGCAGTCCGCGAAGGGTGGCGCGGCGGCCCCGGCTCCCGCACAGGGCACGGGCGGCTGA
- a CDS encoding class I fructose-bisphosphate aldolase has translation MAYTDRVKQILSWYTSDSPGTLTNLARLMNTGTLAGTGKFVILPVDQGFEHGPARSFGPNPAGYDPDYHAQLAIDSGCNAYAAPLGFLEAIAGKYAGEIPLLLKLNNSDSLAKVPNPMSAVTASVKDAVRLGCVAVGYTIYPGSGARNEQYEALREIIAEGKSYGLPTVVWAYPRGNMSKEGETGIDVIAYAAQISAQLGAHIIKVKPPQDHIEQPEAKKAFEKAGIPTKTMADRVREVVRSAFNGKRIVIFSGGEAKDTPALLEEIKQINAGGGFGSIMGRNAFQRPHGESVKLLKDVMNIFASKE, from the coding sequence ATGGCCTATACCGATCGCGTCAAGCAGATCCTGTCCTGGTACACGTCTGACAGCCCCGGCACGCTGACCAACCTGGCCCGGCTGATGAACACCGGCACGCTCGCCGGCACGGGCAAGTTCGTCATCCTCCCGGTGGATCAGGGCTTCGAGCACGGTCCCGCGCGCTCGTTCGGTCCGAACCCCGCCGGCTATGACCCCGACTACCACGCGCAGCTCGCCATCGACTCCGGCTGCAACGCCTACGCGGCGCCGCTGGGCTTCCTGGAGGCGATTGCCGGCAAGTACGCGGGCGAGATTCCCCTCCTCCTCAAGCTCAACAACTCCGACTCGCTGGCCAAGGTCCCCAACCCGATGTCCGCGGTGACGGCCTCCGTGAAGGACGCCGTGCGGCTGGGCTGCGTCGCGGTCGGCTACACGATCTATCCGGGCTCCGGCGCGCGCAACGAGCAGTACGAGGCGCTCCGGGAGATCATCGCCGAGGGCAAGTCCTACGGCCTGCCCACCGTCGTCTGGGCCTACCCCCGCGGCAACATGTCCAAGGAGGGCGAGACGGGCATCGACGTGATTGCGTACGCGGCGCAGATCAGCGCCCAGCTCGGCGCGCACATCATCAAGGTGAAGCCGCCGCAGGACCACATCGAGCAGCCCGAGGCGAAGAAGGCCTTCGAGAAGGCCGGCATCCCCACCAAGACGATGGCGGACCGCGTGCGCGAGGTGGTGCGCTCCGCGTTCAACGGCAAGCGCATCGTCATCTTCTCCGGCGGCGAGGCCAAGGACACGCCGGCGCTGCTGGAGGAGATCAAGCAGATCAACGCGGGCGGCGGCTTCGGCTCCATCATGGGCCGCAACGCCTTCCAGCGTCCGCACGGCGAGTCCGTGAAGCTGCTCAAGGACGTGATGAACATCTTCGCCAGCAAGGAGTAG
- a CDS encoding NAD-dependent epimerase/dehydratase family protein yields MRFLLTGGTGFIGQRLARRIIDRGDTLTVLVRGSSRRGPLEALGARFAVGDLTTGEGLAEAVRDVDCVLHLAGVTKAREPAGYFEGNANGTRRVVEAMAALPHPPRLVYCSSLAAAGPSTPERPRREEDAPAPVSIYGRSKLGGEDAVRELADRVPCVILRPPIVYGPGDTEFIPSMLPMARKGLAIKSGFGPKRYSLIHVDDLCTALLAAAERGPTLTKDDPARGVYSVSDGGEHTWEDVCGALAGALGRGRPTVVPVPDVIGYLIGLGSELMARLKGTVPILNRDKVREMTCPAWTCTTERASRELGFAPSIPLAQGIAGTLASYQHQLASGH; encoded by the coding sequence TTGCGTTTTCTGCTCACCGGCGGCACGGGGTTCATCGGCCAGCGGCTCGCGCGCCGCATCATCGACCGGGGTGACACGCTCACGGTGCTGGTGCGAGGCAGCTCGCGCCGGGGCCCCCTGGAGGCCCTGGGCGCGCGCTTCGCGGTGGGCGACCTGACCACGGGCGAGGGGCTCGCCGAGGCCGTGCGCGACGTGGACTGCGTGCTGCACCTCGCGGGCGTCACCAAGGCCCGCGAGCCCGCCGGCTACTTCGAGGGCAACGCGAATGGCACCCGCCGCGTGGTGGAGGCCATGGCCGCCCTGCCCCACCCGCCCCGGCTGGTGTACTGCTCCTCGCTGGCCGCCGCCGGGCCGTCCACGCCCGAGCGCCCGCGCCGCGAGGAGGACGCTCCGGCGCCCGTCTCCATCTACGGCCGGAGCAAGCTGGGCGGTGAGGACGCGGTGCGCGAGCTCGCGGACCGGGTGCCTTGCGTCATCCTCCGGCCGCCGATTGTGTACGGGCCGGGGGACACGGAGTTCATCCCCTCCATGCTGCCCATGGCTCGCAAGGGGCTGGCCATCAAGAGCGGCTTCGGGCCCAAGCGCTACTCGCTCATCCACGTGGATGACCTGTGCACCGCGCTGCTGGCGGCCGCCGAGCGCGGCCCCACGCTGACGAAGGACGACCCCGCCCGGGGCGTCTACTCCGTGTCCGATGGCGGCGAGCACACCTGGGAGGACGTCTGCGGGGCGCTGGCCGGGGCCCTGGGCCGGGGCCGGCCCACGGTGGTGCCCGTGCCGGACGTCATCGGCTACCTGATTGGCCTGGGCTCGGAGCTCATGGCCCGGCTGAAGGGCACCGTCCCCATCCTCAACCGCGACAAGGTGCGGGAGATGACGTGCCCCGCCTGGACGTGCACCACCGAGCGCGCGAGCCGCGAGCTCGGCTTCGCTCCCAGCATCCCCCTGGCCCAGGGAATCGCCGGCACGCTGGCCTCGTACCAGCACCAGCTGGCCAGCGGGCACTGA